From Pseudomonas sp. B21-028, one genomic window encodes:
- the rlmF gene encoding 23S rRNA (adenine(1618)-N(6))-methyltransferase RlmF, with protein sequence MTAPRPPRPARQKPKPAAEAKAAVPREKASLHPRNRHQGRYDFPALIKGTPELARFVIINPYGKESIDFASPEAVRVFNRALLKSFYGIAHWDIPADYLCPPVPGRADYMHFLADLLASHNEGEVPRGAAVKVLDVGTGANCVYPLIGYSDYRWHFLGSEIDPTAIASAKTIVQANGLAKAIQLRQQTNRKQILLGLLDEAERFDLTMCNPPFHASLEEATRGSQRKWRSLGKADPKRKLPVLNFGGQAAELWCEGGEVRFVTQLIGESAQLARQVLWFSTLVSKASNLPAIQAALKKAGAVHSEVVEMSQGQKQSRFVAWTFHTEAQQQAWRQARWVRKD encoded by the coding sequence ATGACCGCGCCCCGCCCCCCCAGACCCGCACGCCAGAAGCCCAAGCCCGCCGCCGAAGCCAAGGCCGCCGTGCCCCGTGAAAAAGCCAGCCTGCACCCACGCAATCGCCACCAGGGCCGTTACGATTTCCCGGCATTGATCAAGGGCACGCCGGAACTGGCCAGGTTCGTGATCATCAATCCCTATGGCAAGGAAAGCATCGACTTCGCCAGCCCTGAAGCCGTGCGGGTGTTCAACCGGGCGCTGCTCAAATCCTTTTATGGCATTGCCCACTGGGACATTCCGGCCGACTACCTGTGCCCTCCGGTGCCGGGGCGTGCGGACTACATGCACTTCCTCGCCGACCTGCTCGCCAGCCATAACGAAGGGGAAGTCCCTCGGGGCGCGGCAGTGAAGGTGCTGGACGTCGGCACCGGCGCCAACTGCGTGTATCCGTTGATCGGCTACAGCGACTACCGCTGGCACTTCCTGGGCTCGGAGATCGACCCGACGGCCATCGCCTCGGCCAAGACCATTGTCCAGGCGAATGGGTTGGCCAAGGCTATCCAACTGCGCCAGCAAACCAATCGCAAGCAGATCCTGCTGGGCCTGCTCGACGAAGCCGAGCGGTTCGACCTGACGATGTGCAATCCGCCATTCCATGCGTCCCTGGAGGAGGCCACCCGAGGCAGCCAGCGTAAATGGCGCTCCCTGGGCAAGGCCGATCCGAAACGCAAGTTGCCGGTCCTGAATTTCGGCGGTCAGGCCGCCGAGTTGTGGTGCGAAGGTGGAGAGGTCCGCTTCGTGACCCAACTGATCGGTGAAAGCGCGCAGTTGGCCCGACAGGTCCTGTGGTTCAGCACCCTGGTGTCGAAGGCTTCGAACCTGCCGGCGATTCAGGCCGCCCTGAAGAAGGCCGGCGCGGTGCACAGCGAGGTGGTGGAGATGTCCCAGGGACAAAAGCAGAGCCGCTTCGTGGCCTGGACCTTCCACACCGAGGCACAACAGCAGGCCTGGCGCCAGGCGCGGTGGGTTCGCAAGGACTGA
- a CDS encoding HU family DNA-binding protein, giving the protein MALTKDQLIADIAEAIDAPKTTARNALDQLGQIVADQLESGGEITLPGIGKLKVTERPARTGRNPSTGAAIEIAAKKVVKLVPAKGLVDSINAK; this is encoded by the coding sequence ATGGCTCTTACTAAAGACCAACTGATCGCTGACATCGCTGAAGCTATCGACGCGCCGAAAACCACCGCGCGTAACGCTCTGGACCAGTTGGGCCAAATCGTTGCCGACCAGCTGGAAAGCGGCGGCGAAATCACCTTGCCAGGTATCGGCAAGCTGAAAGTCACCGAGCGTCCTGCCCGTACCGGTCGCAACCCTTCGACTGGCGCTGCCATCGAAATCGCTGCAAAGAAAGTCGTCAAGCTGGTTCCGGCCAAAGGCCTGGTTGATTCGATCAACGCCAAGTAA